One genomic segment of Hippoglossus hippoglossus isolate fHipHip1 chromosome 22, fHipHip1.pri, whole genome shotgun sequence includes these proteins:
- the LOC117756010 gene encoding S100P-binding protein-like isoform X2: MKPLYLHKYRMKCKYCMFTHISICVLKVKSVVVALRQSTTSSSSTSSSSTSRSKTTARPVPELKDFHSNRYVLSGKIKRYEDMEVDWECKKQSYVHSVTKHMEEHPGTTQDVMTELFNLITHVAEKTRGGNGRQWQHPSDLTRRNYQRRFGNMTPRMSLREWQEKNSKTYKRFANVPKIFERNLFH; this comes from the exons GATGAAgtgtaaatactgtatgttcacACATATCAGCATCTGCGTTCTCAAGGTGAAATCAGTTGTGGTGGCTCTCAGGCAGAGCACAACCAGTagcagctccacctccagcagctccaccagcaggAGTAAAACAACAGCACGTCCTGTACCGGAGCTGAAAGACTTCCACAGTAACAGATATGTCCTCAGTGGCAAAATAAAAAGGTAC GAGGACATGGAGGTGGACTGGGAGTGTAAAAAGCAGAGCTATGTGCACTCTGTCACCAAACACATGGAAGAGCATCCAGGAACAACTCAAG ATGTCATGACTGAGCTCTTCAACCTCATCACCCATGTGGCTGAAAAGACACGTGGGGGTAACGGCAGACAATGGCAGCATCCCTCTGACCTCACACGCAG GAACTACCAGAGACGCTTTGGAAATATGACGCCAAGAATGTCCCTCCGTGAATGGCaggaaaaaaactcaaaaacataCAAGCGCTTTGCCAACGTCCCCAAAATCTTTGAAAGGAACCTGTTTCACTGA
- the LOC117756010 gene encoding S100P-binding protein-like isoform X3 encodes MKPLYLHKYSICVLKVKSVVVALRQSTTSSSSTSSSSTSRSKTTARPVPELKDFHSNRYVLSGKIKRYEDMEVDWECKKQSYVHSVTKHMEEHPGTTQDVMTELFNLITHVAEKTRGGNGRQWQHPSDLTRRNYQRRFGNMTPRMSLREWQEKNSKTYKRFANVPKIFERNLFH; translated from the exons CATCTGCGTTCTCAAGGTGAAATCAGTTGTGGTGGCTCTCAGGCAGAGCACAACCAGTagcagctccacctccagcagctccaccagcaggAGTAAAACAACAGCACGTCCTGTACCGGAGCTGAAAGACTTCCACAGTAACAGATATGTCCTCAGTGGCAAAATAAAAAGGTAC GAGGACATGGAGGTGGACTGGGAGTGTAAAAAGCAGAGCTATGTGCACTCTGTCACCAAACACATGGAAGAGCATCCAGGAACAACTCAAG ATGTCATGACTGAGCTCTTCAACCTCATCACCCATGTGGCTGAAAAGACACGTGGGGGTAACGGCAGACAATGGCAGCATCCCTCTGACCTCACACGCAG GAACTACCAGAGACGCTTTGGAAATATGACGCCAAGAATGTCCCTCCGTGAATGGCaggaaaaaaactcaaaaacataCAAGCGCTTTGCCAACGTCCCCAAAATCTTTGAAAGGAACCTGTTTCACTGA
- the fndc5a gene encoding fibronectin type III domain-containing protein 5 isoform X2 produces the protein MLRFIQEVNTTTRSCALWDLEEETDYIVHVQSISMSGTSPLSEPLRFRTPKEAETQASKSKDEVTMEEVGQTTQLRAGELIIIVVVLIMWAGVIALFCRQYDIIKDNEPNNNKDKAKNSSECSTPEHPTGGLLRSKFSKNNKMPSVNIIEV, from the exons ATGCTGCGATTCATCCAGGAAGTCAACACCACCACACGCTCCTGTGCATTATGGGACTTGGAGGAGGAGACCGACTACATTGTGCATGTCCAGTCCATCAGCATGTCTGGGACGAGCCCGCTGAGCGAACCGCTGCGCTTCCGAACACCGAAGGAGGCCGAGACTCAGGCCTCTAAGAGTAAAG ACGAAGTGACGATGGAGGAAGTGGGCCAGACCACCCAGCTGAGGGCGGGGGAGCTCATCATCATCGTGGTGGTACTTATCATGTGGGCAG gTGTGATCGCTCTCTTCTGTCGCCAGTACGACATAATCAAAGACAACGAgcccaacaacaacaaggacAAAGCCAAAAACTCCTCGGAGTGCAGCACTCCTGAACACCCAACGGGGGGGCTGTTGCGCAGTAAG TTCTCCAAGAACAACAAGATGCCATCTGTTAACATCATTGAGGTGTGA